The genomic interval CCGTCGCGCGTGGCGCGATCGATCAAGATCGGGCGCTGGGCGGCTTTCGTGTGCTTTTCAATACGCGCCGCAATGTTGACCGTATCGCCGACGCACGTGTAGGTGGCGCGATGTTGTGTGCCGGTGTACCCCGCAATGACTCGCCCGGTGGCAATGCCGATGCCGATCTTGATCTGCCCTCTGCCCTGCGCGGCGCGTTGCTCGTTGAACACATTCAGCAGGTCGATCATTTCGAGCGCGGCGCGCACCGCGTGGTCGTGGTGACGCTCATGAAAGACCGGGGCGCCGAAGATCGCCATCATCCCGTCGCCTTCCATTTGGTTCACCGTCCCATGGTGACTGGTGATCGCGTCGAACATCAACGCAAAATAATTATTGAGCAGTTCGATGGTCTCGGTCGGTTCCTGTTTTTCGCTGAGAGAGGTGAACGAACGGATATCGGCGAACATCACCGAAGCCGTCACATATTTTCCGCCGAGTGAAAACCCTTCGCGCAAGAGTTGCTCCGCCACCTCGGGTGTGGCAAACGTGCGAAACAGTTTTCGCTGTTGGTCGCGCAGTCGCTTCTTCTCAAGGCTGGCGTTGACGCGCGCCCGCAGAAGGATCGGGTTTAACGGCTTGACGAGATAATCCTCCGCGCCCATTTCGATGCACTTCACCACGCGGTCAAGCTCATCCGATGCCGAGGTCATCACCACCGGCAGGTCGCGCAGTTCGTTGTCGCTTAACAGGGCTTCCAAC from Candidatus Defluviilinea gracilis carries:
- a CDS encoding adenylate/guanylate cyclase domain-containing response regulator; translated protein: MSATHEPGRMLIVDDNRVNRLLLTHALEQNGHHVYTAENGKIAMEMLREKLYDVILLDIDMPVMNGFEVLEALLSDNELRDLPVVMTSASDELDRVVKCIEMGAEDYLVKPLNPILLRARVNASLEKKRLRDQQRKLFRTFATPEVAEQLLREGFSLGGKYVTASVMFADIRSFTSLSEKQEPTETIELLNNYFALMFDAITSHHGTVNQMEGDGMMAIFGAPVFHERHHDHAVRAALEMIDLLNVFNEQRAAQGRGQIKIGIGIATGRVIAGYTGTQHRATYTCVGDTVNIAARIEKHTKAAQRPILIDRATRDGLSEDFKTEDLGDVMFAGKEQAIKIFSVSA